The genomic DNA ttaattaaaaaaatgaaaaaccctACTGCGAACCTCAAATCTTAATGTGAAATGGTGTAACCCCTTACTGTCTATCAGCAGTCTGCACAAACAGGCCTGAGACGGCTAACAGATATTGTTGTAGATGTCCAGATGTTTCACATAGctcctgctgttgtgtgtgtgccctcaggTGTGAGACGGCAAACAGATATTGTTGTAGATGTCCAGATGTTCCACATagctcctgctgtgtgtgtgtgtggccctcaggTGTGAGACGGCAAACAGATATTGTAGATGTTCAGATGTTTCACATAGCtcttgctgtatgtgtgtgtgtggccctcaggTGTGAGCTGTGCCGACGAGGATGAGAAACCTCGCAAACGTCGGCGCACCAACTCCTCGAGCTCCACTCCAGTGATGCTTAAGGAAGTGCCCAAGATCATGCCCCCGATGTCCAAAACCATCACCGTGCCCGTGAGCGGCAGCCCAAAGATGAGCAACATCATGCAGAGCATCgccaactctctccctcctcacatCTCCCCAGTAAAGATAACCTTCACCAAGCCGACCACACCTactaccaacaccaccacccaaaAGGTCAGTCTgctaaaaattattattttacacGATTACACTTATTTTGGGCCATCACATGATTTAGACTTCACcgatccacatgaaacttgccATGATTTGAGCCCCTCATGGCTTTTAGGGATTAGTAGGTTTGCGTGTCCCTAGGTGGGCGTGTCCCTTCCTGCTGTTGCCCCCTGAAAGGCAAGTGTGCCTCTAGGAACCGCATTTTTACtcttttcagaatcagaatcagaatcaggttttatttgccaagtaagtttgcacaaacaaggaatttgacttggtaaagtgactctcagtgtgcttacacaaaatatacaacacaatacaatacaatacaatacaaacaaacaaacagtgcaacagtgcaatggactaaggagtttaagaaagtatgtgaaatgttgcacaacagtagtgcaaagaagaagtggagagtgcgagaagtgcagggataaatatataaatataaatatatatgctacagtgggttagttgttcagtagtgtcACAGTAAACAAAGCCAAAATATAGCGCTTCACTTACCAATATGTTGTGACAtaaagggtcaaaggtcactaccacattctttggatGCACGCATATTTCGTCTTTTGTCCATTGGGGGCGCTGCAACGGACACTTTTCAATAGCTCAAAAACCGTTTAGTCAAAAATGACTCTTTTGTTATGGCAAGTTGGCCTCTAGAAGGCACATTACTATAGCTCATTAcgattgattggttggttgagTGGTGCCACCcagtgaataatgttcaaagcaCACCACACATCTGTGAGGTTCTGTTGTCTctcttgttgctgttgttgttattgtgatGAAAAAAAGCATTCTCTTTGACAGGgcaatgtgaaatgtgtttcatgttgttgttttctcagGTGATTATTGTAACCACCTCTCAAAGCTCTAGCTTTGTTCCCAACATCCTCTCCAAGTCCCACAACTACGCGGCCATGTCCAAGCTGGTGTCCACGTCCGTTCTCACTTCCTCCAGTCAAAAGCAAACGGTTGTCATCCCAACCAGTCCCAACCCAGGCTCTTGCACAAACACTGTGGCTGTTACCTCCGTAGTGTCTTCCACACCCTCTGTGGTCATGTCTACTGTGGCTCAAGGTAAGGGTACTCCGTTAACACgttaacaaacatgttttttgttttgtttgtttttttgtttctttaagtTGTGCTCTCGTTGTAAACATATCTGATTTATTCTTCATAAATTGAATAGCCACTTCCTCAGCAGCTGTGAAAGTTGCCACAGCAAGACTTCCCTCTCCAAAGACTTTGGTCGGTACACCAACACAGATCCTGGCCCAGTTTCCCAAAAACCAACAACAGTCGTCCAAACAGATCCAGCAGGGTAGCCCTGTTCCGTCTCCACTGGGGGCGGCTCAGACCACTTCTACATCCCCTATCAGTAAGCCTACCATCCAGATAAAGCAGGAGTCTGGTGAGCACCTCTGTGGAAAATCACATTTCTGATTTATACACCTGCCTACGTGAAGAGGAATTATGATTGTCTGTTTTTATAACAGGAGTGAAGATCATCACCCAGCAGATGCAACCAAGTAAGATCCTCCCCAAGCCGTCGTCTGCCACGTTGCCTGGCAACAGCGCTTCACCCATCATGGTGGTCAGCAGTAACGGAGCCATCATGACAACAAAGCTGGTGTCCACACCACAGGTGGGAATTCTTTTGTTGACCATTCCTTTTCAACTTTGATTCTGTGtgaaacctgaaaaaaaaatttaaatcgCCATTTTGGGACCGTGCCTAAAGGAAGAGTTTACTGTTAGGTCTGTCACTGTgccatttcattttcctttaGTTTATGTCTAGTTTCACTTTTAACATTTCTTTCATTCCTATGGAACTTTATGAGCCATaacttcaatcaatcaatcaatcaattgatttatttgatcaagagggacagtgtacattcatgaacattaaaatgtaaatgcacccaattatagccaaaaggctagtttccattggcagtcatcttgccagagtgaaaaaaaaggcattaagtgACAATATATCAAAACAAGTGgtgtaaaataacaaaataattcGACTGCTTAGAGGTGTCTCCCAATTTTATCAAAGAGAAAGTAATAATTTAGGGCCGCAAATTCAGTGGAGTAGCAAAAGGCTGAGCAAATGGCTCCAAAAACCTCAAATTATGCCCAGCAACCAATCGATTGGAGTGATTTTGACGTAACTTACATTTTAAAGTATTGATATACTTCGCACATCAGGCTTCTCAAATATGAACTTTGATGTGTTCTCCAGCAGCTGGTCTTTTTGATAATTTTACTGGATCTGATCCCCCCATTAACAAtacagtgtgttttctgtgtttacTGTAATTTGTCTCAGGCACCCAGGCCACGTACTCACGACCAACAGGCAGCCCCACAATAGCGGGCAGAATGTCAACTTCTCCAGGAGGGGCCACCTATGTGAAAACTACCAGTGGCAGCATCATCACAGTGGTCCCCAAATCTCTTGCAACGCTTGGAGGCAAGATTATCAGCAGTAACATAGTGTCTGGTAAGATTATCAGCAGTAACATAGTGTCTGGTAAGATTGTCAGCAGTAACATAGTGTTTGATAAGATTATCGGCAGTAACATAGTGTTTGGTAAGATTATCAGCAGTAACATAGTGTCTGGTAAGATTATCAGCAGTAACATAGTGTCTGGTAAGATTATCAGCAGTAACATAGTGTTTGGTAAGATTATCAGCAGTAACATAGTGTCTGGTAAGATTATCAGCAGTAACATAGTGTTGTAAGATTGTCAGCAGTAACATAGTGTCTGGTAAGATTATCAGCAGTAACATAGTGTTTGGTAAGATTATCAGCAGTAACATAGTGTCTGGTAAGATTATAAGCAGTAACATAGTGTCTGGTAAGATTATAAGCAGTAACATAGTGTTTGGTAAGATTATAAGCAGTAACATAGTGTTTGGTAAGATTATCAGCAGTAACATAGTGTCTGGTAAGGCATTTTGTTCACATGACGACTGGGAATTCAGTCTGAGAGGTTGGACATTTGCTGTGTAGAATATGCGCTCCTGGAACATGCCTTTGCACTTCTCTGCACTCTAGGCACAACCACAAAGATCACCACTATCCCGATGACCTCCAAGCCAAATGTCATTGTGGTCCAGAAGACAACTGGGAAAGGAACTACAATTCAAGGATTACCTGGGAAGAATGTTGTCACCACGCTGTTAAATGCAGGAGTAGGTCCTCATGTTTGTGTTGTCGTCTGTGGTTACTGTTTGTCTCAAAATACTGTTGTTTTGAATAGTTAATGATTCATTGTAATATCTTTCTACTACAGGGTGAGAAGACTTTACAAGCAGTTCCCGGAGCAAAGCCAGCTATTATCACTGCCTCCCGTCCTATTACCAAGATGATAGTCACCCAGCCCAAAGGCATCGGCCCAGGAATGCAGCCTACTACCACCACCAAAATCATCCCCACCAAGATAGTATATGGACAGCAAGGAAAAACTcaagtaaatacaaataaaaaaaatcttggaATGATCGATTCCATGACTGATGCTATTACTTctgtttgtgaggtgtgtgtggacagtgtttggaaaagtgtgtttgtatgttggaATCACCCATAAATTAACTAAGGTAGGATTAGCTTAATCACAGATCATATTGAATTGACTGATTGTGCCATAACATGCTTTTAATTTGATGACATGTCCATCAGTCTTTTCAAAGAATCCTCCATTTTCCACAAAAACCTGTTCTAGTTGTCAGCTTTTGAAGATGAAACACAATTAGATAATTAACTGTCCAAACTCATCTGTAGACTCTATAGTTATAGTTGCTAGAATGGGGCTTTCCATTTTTGGATTATGAATAAGTACTTCTAATTTGCAATATTTAgctatacatttaaatatcttTTCTGCCTCCTTTATGAATAAAAGTATAAATTTCAACAAAAGTacaaatttaaatgttttatttttgtctggTTTCAGGTTCTGATCAAACCCAAGCCGATGACCTTTCAGACAGCTGTTGTGAGCGAGCATACTCGACAGTTGGTGAGTGAGACCCTCCAGCAGGTGGCTAGACCCGCAGATGCAGGAGCTCTCCCTGGCCAGGAGGGGGTGCCGAAGGACGATTCATCAACCTTCACAGAAAGCAGCCCAACCCCATCTGAGTCAATGCATAGCACTCAAGGTATGTGTGAGAACATTAGTCTGGAATACCACTGTGGGAGAACAATAGAGATTAAAGACTCTTTTACATTTCGGCATGGATTAAAGTTCTCTGGCATTGTGCCGGTGTGGGGTTGTTTGAGATtcggagcaagggcttactctggtATCACTGTATAGTTAGTGAATACGCCCTGGCGCTTCTCGAACACGTTAATTAAATGGTTGTGAAGTCGAAGAAGATTATCGTTCATGGTACTGGGGCTCCAGGGGATTAATGAACTTAAACGTTTAGCATCCACCACAACTACAAGACATGAGGTAACGTTGAATACATCGGAACAATACACGGGTGCAGTCAGCGAACATAATACTGTAATGTAATACTGTTTATATACGGTGGGGTTAATAGTCTagaaaatactttattaataaAAACCTTTCTTTACACTGGGGCTCAGTAAAGTCTCAATAACACACGTACCGCGTAAAAATACTCCAGTGAATAGGCTATTCATATCATTATTGCGATCCTTTGGATTGGTAATCATTCAACAACAGTAGGCCTATTTTGCAGCATACACTGTTTAGAGGCCAATGGAATGAGCACTGGAAGTTCGAAAGAGTTTTGAAAGACGTATTCCATAGGCTGAGGAATGGGTGAGCAGATCATGTATTTTGCTGCCATTTAGACCTTTCAAGTTATTGTGaggatttacatttacatttagtcatttacatctagtcatttagcagacgcttttgtccagaGCGACTTAGATTTAGAAACAATTTAGAAGCGATTTAGAAACAATTTGATTTGGTGTTGGTGTTCTATCTGTTAACTTCAAGCACAGACATTTTCCTTGCTTTAATCCATAATGTTACACTGAGTCCTAGGCTAAAGAACAGGCGTTGGATCATATTTCAGTGAATCCTAAAAGCAACAAGTTAGACGGCATGAACCAAGCAAAACTGTTCCTGACTACCTGAGGTCacttccatgtttgtttttgttgttgtttatcatCATGACTAATCATCAGTCATAGCACAAGCTCCTCGTGAACTAAATGGAACGAATAGAACATCAAACAATGAATACAGGAAGACCTAGGACTGCAccgtaaaaacaaaacagtgtttGCTTACCATTTCTACACCACTCTTGCAACAGACACTTTTGTAATATAGCTACTTATAACGGAGAATATGTCTGGTAAGAAGTTGCAAATGGCACTAGCGTTGTCAGCCCTCTGTCTTTTGGctgtggaagaagaaaggaagaggcggaggtgaaaaataaggagaaaccacacactgacacactaatTGGGTGAAATCATGGATGCTTCAGGGACCGGCTCCTAAACCTGTGTCAATCTGAGCCTTTCAACCTGTGATGAGCCTTTCTCCTCCTCGATGTTCTTCGGCACAGCTACGTTTTCCTTTCGCATGAGTCACAGAGACTGCTCATTCTACGCATATTTAGCATATTCAATGACGACACAAGCAAACTAGGATTTTAATTTGCCTTGCTGTCGTTTTGGCTCATAGTCACGACACCATTTTACAACGTCATGTTCATTGAAGCAAACTATGTTTCCTGTGTGTCATGGACTAAATGGCTCCATTGCCGTTTCAATGATCAGATAACGATATCGGTGTTACTGTGGATTGGGCCAGATCAAATGATCAGATAACGATATCGGTGTTACTGTGGATTGGGCCAAATCAGCACCCATATCTGGGGCTTTGGGTTGACTGGTGGAAAATGGCTCTCGTATAGGtcacaatcagaatcagaatcagaatgggatttattgccaagtaggtttacatctacttggaatttgttctggtgtgaaggtgcatacagtaaacataaaacataaaaacatagaaacacaataagtactacacataacataaaatcacaaataagtactacacataggaaaagtactacacataagaaccaaaaaacacaatatatacgatacaaatatataaacaatgtcaaagtcaaagtcaacaaTGTTTCATTATACATCGGGTCATCACCTTCATCCCTGAAAACTTCTTATCTTTATGGGGCAAACATATACCTGTTTACGAAATGCTGCGCAAATCTAACAGTATGTTTGTACTAGTGCTGTTCTTTTGCGTTTTTGCCAACATATATCTGACATAGAGCTTAGATGAATTCAAGGGGAGTGGCACAGCAGTCTTTCTATATGGCTCTGCTATAGCCAGCTATGCAAATATGTCcttagatatatatatatatataatatatatatatataatatatatatatctctcttgtGACACAATTGTAAACACAACTTGAGCATTTTAGCACAAAGCGAACATGAGGCAGTGTGCCCCCGTGCCTTGACCAACAGGGGGTAGTAGTCCTCTCATGCTGCAATGGAATctcatgtgtttttcatttatttaatttttttttcattctgtttttgtttcaacTCCCACAGTTTTCACAGTATTGATTCCATTGCAGCACTAACGGTTCCGTCGTTATGCTTTGCAGGGTGCTTGAACTCAGCTAATTGATAGGTCAGATGGTTTGGACTAGAGTTGGATTAAATGTATTGCCCACCGGCAGCAAAACTCGAGACGAGAGTTGGATTAAATTTGACAAGTATACTGCTTCCATATTATTGGACCTGTTGTGCTGAATTCAAACAGATAAACGTGTCATGAAACCACTGTTTAAAGTTGCttacatttcagaaaatatCACAGGATATCTGAACCCCAACAGTGCCTGTATCTAGACCCAGACTCCTGGGGTTAAAATCACTTACAGCAGCTTTGAAGTGACTTAGAAGTGTTTATAAGGAGGTTATAAACACTTCTGATTGGATGGACTGACCGCACCAGTGTCTTGTGGTAGCTGAGGCAGCTGACCATAGATGTTTTTGGTATCTCCAAcctaaaacatttcacagttTTTAATAgaactaaaaacaaaacaaaactaaaactgTTTTCTGACTTGGCTTTAGATGCTCAACCCGTTGTTCGGGTAATGGCCTCCAGGGGCAGGAGTGGACTGAACAGGAGGTTGAGACCAGTCCCACCATTATTTACCAGGATGTGTTGGGGGAGTCTCAGTCTGCCACCTCCACCATTAAGGCTCTGCTTGAGCTCCAGCAGACGACAGGTGATCTCCTACTTCTGCTATCGGTCTGGTTCTCTTCCATTCTGCTAGTGTTGATTTCTTCTGCTGCCAGTTGCATTGTTGCTAACCTTCTATGCATAACGCTTCAGCAGAGGAGACTCTCTTTGTATGAGGAAGAATGACAACAGGGTTTTCCCCCCCTAACAACTCAGTCATTCCACTGATCTGTttcagtgagggagaggagcgaCTCCAAACTCCGGCAGCACACCATTGATCTAAGCCAGATGGCTGTTCCCATTCAATCGGCCCAGGAGAAGAGGCCCTCCCCAGAGCCTCCTGGACACCCACAGGGGGAGGCTGAGGTCCTCACAGAGTACATCCCAGCTGGTATGAGCAGGGGCTGCTGTGCTAGTAAGAGAAGCTCTTCAGTCAGCCAGTCATGGTTCATGGGTTAGGgggttcctgttcctgttcctgttgacaaatacaaagtcaaagtccatattttttttgtacCCTGCAAAAAAGAATGATTCCCAGTGTTCAATGTCCTTTTCATTTCTTCATCCATATCCTGATTGAAAGGAAACACCAGTTCCTCACTGTTTTGTGAAACTAGCTTTGATATCTGGCATTGATGGacgtttttgttgtgtgtttttgtgcaggTCAATTCCCCCCATCCAGTGCCCCTGCTGTAGGGTCAGTCAGTGTGgtggccacctcctcctcctcctcctcctcctcctcttcctcctcccagcagcagcagcaggttgtCTCATCCCTGTTTAACACTCAGACAGTGGTGGCGGTGGCAAGTCCAGCCCAACGTCATCTGCGTCGACAAGCTCCCACTTCATCCAGCAGGTACCGCAGACAGAACCCACCTCATTTTCAGGCAGTTTTGTGTTCGtttgtgttgcctgtgtgttaTGATCTGCTATTGCCATTGTTGTCGTACAGAGTGGAGGAAGTCCATCTGTGTTGAGCAAACAGGCCGAGGAGCAGGcgatggaggaaggagagatggagggcgaCACCCTGGATCCACAGACAGGGCTCTTCTATAGGTCGTCTCAAGCCGCCGTCCAGCCTCAGCATCAACAGAGACCCACTCTGGCAGCCCAGTCAGAACCGacccgaccaccaccaccacctcacttAACGCAGACCACCCTGCAGAGCAAAGCCCCAGCcagcctgccccccccctcctcctcctcctcctcctcctcctcctcctccaccacagcCCCTAGGAGAGGGCCGCAGCCTCAGGAGTTGGTTCCGTCGAAGGACCAAGTCCTCCTCAGGCGCTGGCACTCACCCAGTGGTCGTCCTTTCAATGAAGcctccccacaccaccccccagTTACCCAAGCTCCAACAGGCCCCGACGTCTCCCCACACCCCCAGTTGCCCAAGCTCCAACAGGCCCGACGTCTCACAACAGGCCTAACCTCCACTCGCCACTGTCCCATCCGCCACCCTTGCAGGCGCATCATCCTGTGGGATCCTCTGACAAGCCCCTCTCCGGCCAGGTGAGTCTGTAGTTGGGAGGAATAGTGGAATAatgccacagctctctctctctctctctctctctctctctctctctctctctctctctctcttaagaaCACATGTTTGCACAACCTTTGGACAACTCTTCGTCTGCTTGAACAGGTTCAGCAGCCCATCATCACCCAGGGAGCAACCGTGACCAAGATTACCTTTGGCACATGTCACATGTCACCCCCAAGAACCAGCAGCAGTGGAGAAGCAACAAGCAAAGTGCTGCCGGAGACCAGCACAGGCGCGAGCCACCCTAAAGACAAGCCCTCGGTGTCCTCCGACATCCTGAAGATCTCCATGATGGAGGCTGAGATCGACCCCAGCGCCGAGCCTATGGTCGTGGACAGCTCCAGTGACAAGAAGCCCGCCGCCACCTCCCTCATCAgctcctccgcctccgcctctgTGCTGCACCACTCAAAACAACAGCTCGGGAAATACAGCCACATGCCAGCAGGCCTCGCCTCCCAAAAGAACAAGGAACTGGATGTCATTCAGGTACAGTGTGGGAGCTTCTTCCAGGTAGCAGTGATCTGTTCATCATCACAGAGTTCACTTCGGGTTTCAAACAAAGTTCTGCCAAGTATATATATTTCAGCTTCTATTGCAAAGTGCAAAATAAAGAAGTGGGGAAAAAACCCCACCAGCAAGCAGCTGAATCTTGTTGTGATGTTGATCATCCAATGACCTTCTGTTTGtgtcttacatttacatttacatttagtcatttagcagacgcttttatccaaaagcgacttacatagtatacacattttacatttacactgatggcacactgcacatcaggagcaataaggggttcagtgtcttgctcaaggacgcttcgacagggaatcgaactagcaaccttctgattactaaacgacttctttacctcctgtaccactgtcttgCAGGTCATCCCACAGTACTCAATCATGCCAGACTCTAGCCAGTCCAATGTTGTGGTGGAGCAGAGCGGCTTCCTGGAGATCACCGACTACACCAGCCAGCGTCTGGACGACGAGAGCGTcatggagcaggagctggacagCAGCAACGATGAGGCCGCAGCTGCAAGTCCAATGGAAGGCTGTGCTGACCAATCGCACTGAGCCTCATAGGGGCGGGCTCCTCCTGTGCCGACCAATCCCACTGAGCCTGTTATGAAAgttctgaaaaaaaacaaaatgaa from Clupea harengus unplaced genomic scaffold, Ch_v2.0.2, whole genome shotgun sequence includes the following:
- the LOC122131380 gene encoding LOW QUALITY PROTEIN: BRCA2-interacting transcriptional repressor EMSY-like (The sequence of the model RefSeq protein was modified relative to this genomic sequence to represent the inferred CDS: inserted 1 base in 1 codon), with the protein product LLLYVCVWPSGVSCADEDEKPRKRRRTNSSSSTPVMLKEVPKIMPPMSKTITVPVSGSPKMSNIMQSIANSLPPHISPVKITFTKPTTPTTNTTTQKVIIVTTSQSSSFVPNILSKSHNYAAMSKLVSTSVLTSSSQKQTVVIPTSPNPGSCTNTVAVTSVVSSTPSVVMSTVAQATSSAAVKVATARLPSPKTLVGTPTQILAQFPKNQQQSSKQIQQGSPVPSPLGAAQTTSTSPISKPTIQIKQESGVKIITQQMQPSKILPKPSSATLPGNSASPIMVVSSNGAIMTTKLVSTPSGTQATYSRPTGSPTIAGRMSTSPGGATYVKTTSGSIITVVPKSLATLGGKIISSNIVSGTTTKITTIPMTSKPNVIVVQKTTGKGTTIQGLPGKNVVTTLLNAGGEKTLQAVPGAKPAIITASRPITKMIVTQPKGIGPGMQPTTTTKIIPTKIVYGQQGKTQVLIKPKPMTFQTAVVSEHTRQLVSETLQQVARPADAGALPGQEGVPKDDSSTFTESSPTPSESMHNAQPVVRVMASXGQEWTEQEVETSPTIIYQDVLGESQSATSTIKALLELQQTTVRERSDSKLRQHTIDLSQMAVPIQSAQEKRPSPEPPGHPQGEAEVLTEYIPAGMSRGCCASQFPPSSAPAVGSVSVVATSSSSSSSSSSSSQQQQQVVSSLFNTQTVVAVASPAQRHLRRQAPTSSSSGGSPSVLSKQAEEQAMEEGEMEGDTLDPQTGLFYRSSQAAVQPQHQQRPTLAAHYPSSNRPRRLPTPPVAQAPTGPTSHNRPNLHSPLSHPPPLQAHHPVGSSDKPLSGQVQQPIITQGATVTKITFGTCHMSPPRTSSSGEATSKVLPETSTGASHPKDKPSVSSDILKISMMEAEIDPSAEPMVVDSSSDKKPAATSLISSSASASVLHHSKQQLGKYSHMPAGLASQKNKELDVIQVIPQYSIMPDSSQSNVVVEQSGFLEITDYTSQRLDDESVMEQELDSSNDEAAAASPMEGCADQSH